From Caballeronia insecticola, a single genomic window includes:
- a CDS encoding 5'-methylthioadenosine/adenosylhomocysteine nucleosidase has product MKRLGIVAALPQELGDLIAQMQAAGDVRTVTLGRREYYVGSVHGVAAVVTLARIGKVAAAATASALIHVFETDAIVFTGVAGGVRADVRVGDIVVADMLLQHDLDASPLFPRYEVPLLDRAYFAADATLSNALVHAAQTFIDENGSTLTGRFGVSRPAVHRGLIVSGDRFIASSEGVMALRDALPDALAVEMEGAALAQVCYEYAVPCAVVRTVSDTADAAAPASFGTFLTELAGTYSNGILARFLSAA; this is encoded by the coding sequence ATGAAGCGGCTCGGCATCGTGGCGGCGCTGCCGCAGGAACTGGGCGATCTGATCGCGCAGATGCAGGCGGCGGGCGACGTGCGCACCGTCACGCTCGGGCGGCGCGAGTATTACGTCGGCAGCGTGCACGGCGTGGCGGCGGTCGTCACGCTCGCGCGCATCGGCAAGGTGGCGGCGGCGGCCACGGCGAGCGCGCTCATCCACGTCTTCGAGACCGATGCGATCGTCTTCACGGGCGTCGCGGGCGGCGTGCGCGCGGATGTGCGGGTGGGCGATATCGTCGTCGCGGATATGCTGTTACAGCACGATCTCGACGCGTCACCGCTTTTTCCGCGCTACGAAGTGCCGCTGCTCGACCGCGCGTATTTCGCCGCCGACGCCACGCTGTCCAATGCGCTCGTGCATGCCGCGCAGACTTTCATCGACGAAAACGGCAGCACGCTTACCGGACGCTTCGGTGTCAGCCGGCCGGCCGTGCATCGCGGACTGATCGTGAGCGGCGACCGTTTTATCGCCAGCAGCGAAGGCGTGATGGCGCTCCGCGACGCATTGCCCGACGCGCTCGCGGTCGAGATGGAAGGCGCCGCGCTCGCGCAGGTCTGCTACGAATACGCGGTGCCGTGCGCCGTGGTGCGCACCGTCTCCGATACCGCCGATGCCGCCGCGCCCGCATCGTTTGGAACATTTCTCACGGAACTGGCCGGGACCTACTCGAACGGCATACTGGCGCGTTTTTTGAGCGCCGCGTAA
- a CDS encoding UvrD-helicase domain-containing protein, whose protein sequence is MPELLANLNPEQLAAVTLPDESALILAGAGSGKTRVLITRIAWLIQQGYASPPTVLAVTFTNKAAREMMARLSALLPIDTRGMWIGTFHGLCNRMLRAHFRDAGLPQTFQILDTSDQLSAIKRLMKGLNVDDEKYPAKNLQYFINNAKEQGLRPKDVDATDDFNRKFVELYVAYDQQCQREGVVDFPELLLRCYELLAHNPPLRAHYQARFRNILVDEFQDTNKLQYAWLKMLAGEHNAIFAVGDDDQSIYAFRGANVGNMHDFEREFRVRNLIKLEQNYRSHGHILDAANYLIANNARRLGKNLRTDAGHGEQVRVYEAATDSQEAGWIVEEIKALIHTGNARGEIAVLYRSNAQSRTIEHTLVNAGIPYRVYGGLRFFERQEVKHALAYLRLIDNPNDDTAFARVVNFPTRGIGARSIEQLADAARLYNCSMAAAVPYVTGKAGSSLGAFATLIAKMRAETQQMSLPETVEYVVRASGLAAFYETEREGQDRLENLQEVVNAAAAFVSEEGYGLDTPARSIPLRPGATAAPEIAAVSEDGEIEVLDAPGVTDPAQNPDTMTPLAGFLSHASLEAGDNQAQAGQDAVQLMTVHAAKGLEFTAVFMTGLEEGLFPHENSAQESDGLEEERRLAYVAITRAKERLYLSFAQSRMLHGQTRYNIRSRFFDELPEGALKWLTPKVEPGARWGGRSDNAGWGRDWFARPGHERGAPAVSAPALPSFANEQRAAEGGFKVGQAVFHTKFGEGTVTALEGSGGDARAQVRFKRHGEKWLALAVAKLQAVE, encoded by the coding sequence ATGCCCGAATTGCTCGCCAACCTGAATCCCGAACAGCTCGCCGCCGTGACGCTGCCCGACGAGTCCGCGCTCATTCTCGCGGGCGCCGGCAGCGGCAAGACGCGCGTGCTCATCACGCGCATCGCGTGGCTGATCCAGCAGGGCTACGCGTCGCCGCCGACCGTGCTCGCCGTCACCTTCACGAACAAGGCCGCGCGCGAGATGATGGCGCGGCTTTCCGCGCTCTTGCCCATCGACACGCGCGGCATGTGGATCGGCACCTTCCACGGCCTGTGCAACCGCATGCTGCGCGCGCATTTCCGCGACGCCGGCCTGCCGCAGACCTTCCAGATTCTCGACACGTCGGACCAGCTTTCGGCCATCAAGCGGCTGATGAAGGGCCTGAACGTCGACGATGAAAAGTATCCGGCGAAAAATCTCCAGTACTTCATCAACAACGCGAAGGAACAGGGTCTGCGTCCGAAAGACGTCGATGCCACCGACGACTTCAATCGCAAGTTCGTCGAGCTTTATGTGGCCTACGATCAGCAATGCCAGCGCGAAGGCGTCGTCGATTTTCCGGAACTGCTGCTGCGCTGTTATGAACTGCTCGCGCACAATCCGCCGCTGCGGGCGCATTATCAGGCGCGCTTTCGCAACATTCTCGTCGACGAGTTTCAGGACACGAACAAGCTGCAATACGCGTGGCTCAAGATGCTCGCGGGCGAGCACAACGCGATTTTCGCCGTCGGCGACGACGATCAGTCGATCTACGCGTTTCGCGGCGCGAACGTCGGCAACATGCACGATTTCGAGCGCGAATTCCGCGTGCGCAATCTCATCAAGCTGGAGCAGAACTACCGCTCGCACGGCCATATTCTCGATGCCGCCAACTATCTGATCGCCAACAACGCGCGCCGGCTCGGGAAGAATCTGCGCACGGACGCGGGTCACGGCGAACAGGTGCGCGTCTACGAAGCCGCGACGGATTCGCAGGAAGCGGGCTGGATCGTCGAGGAAATCAAGGCGCTCATCCATACCGGCAATGCCCGCGGCGAGATCGCGGTGCTTTATCGCAGCAACGCGCAGTCGCGCACGATCGAACACACGCTCGTGAACGCGGGCATTCCGTATCGCGTGTACGGCGGCCTGCGCTTCTTCGAACGCCAGGAAGTGAAGCACGCGCTCGCATATCTGCGGCTGATCGACAATCCGAACGACGACACCGCGTTCGCGCGCGTCGTCAATTTCCCGACGCGCGGCATCGGCGCGCGCTCGATCGAGCAACTGGCCGACGCCGCGCGCCTCTACAACTGTTCGATGGCCGCCGCCGTGCCCTACGTCACCGGCAAGGCGGGGTCGAGCCTCGGCGCGTTCGCCACGCTTATCGCGAAAATGCGCGCCGAAACGCAGCAGATGAGCCTGCCGGAAACGGTCGAATACGTCGTGCGCGCAAGCGGTCTCGCCGCGTTCTACGAGACCGAACGCGAAGGTCAGGACCGGCTGGAGAACTTGCAGGAAGTGGTGAATGCGGCGGCGGCGTTCGTGAGCGAGGAAGGCTATGGGCTCGATACGCCCGCGCGTTCCATTCCGTTGCGCCCCGGCGCGACGGCCGCGCCGGAAATCGCGGCGGTCAGCGAGGATGGCGAAATCGAAGTGCTCGATGCGCCGGGCGTTACCGATCCCGCGCAGAATCCCGACACGATGACGCCGCTCGCCGGCTTCCTGTCGCACGCGTCGCTCGAGGCCGGCGACAATCAGGCGCAGGCCGGTCAGGATGCCGTGCAACTGATGACCGTGCACGCCGCGAAAGGGCTCGAATTTACGGCGGTGTTCATGACCGGGCTGGAAGAGGGCTTGTTTCCGCACGAGAACAGCGCGCAGGAATCGGACGGACTGGAAGAAGAGCGGCGACTCGCCTACGTGGCGATCACGCGCGCGAAAGAGCGGCTTTATCTGTCGTTCGCGCAGAGCCGCATGCTGCATGGGCAGACGCGCTACAACATCCGCTCGCGCTTTTTCGACGAACTGCCCGAAGGCGCGCTCAAGTGGCTCACGCCGAAGGTCGAGCCGGGCGCACGCTGGGGCGGACGTTCGGATAACGCCGGCTGGGGCCGCGACTGGTTCGCGCGGCCGGGACACGAACGCGGCGCGCCGGCTGTGTCGGCGCCTGCGTTGCCGTCGTTTGCCAACGAACAGCGTGCGGCGGAAGGCGGCTTCAAGGTCGGGCAGGCCGTCTTCCACACCAAGTTCGGCGAAGGCACCGTGACCGCGCTCGAAGGTTCCGGCGGCGACGCCCGCGCGCAAGTGCGCTTCAAGCGTCACGGCGAAAAGTGGCTCGCGCTCGCGGTCGCGAAACTGCAGGCGGTGGAATGA
- a CDS encoding fimbrial protein: MRFSKKSAVSLWRRCLVLMLFALAAPLSHAGVTCLGGLSGPFYIPAPPVTTIPPDYPTGSWIGGYTSYVGNTNGLSCTAAVSSPLAQQTAVNIPGGQSMQIDGVSYTVYPTGVSGLGVVLFATAYLDNTAYPEIALSGYNTYIVGAKKSFGLTYTKSQGVMVRARYVKTGPIAAGAWTLSSAQVLDSMPVTDWSSYDTLFYFAQTPVNVVVPGCTTGNVSIPMGKYVTTSFTGIGSRSSTVSFSVPLVCQSGINVVSYSINPTSGMIGSASNGVLQLLGPGAATGIGVRMANASDIPVTFNASTIFPGYTGAGTFSLPFTASYIQTAATVTAGPANASAVVTFQYQ; encoded by the coding sequence ATGCGATTTTCCAAAAAGAGTGCTGTGTCGCTATGGCGGCGCTGTCTGGTGCTGATGTTGTTCGCACTGGCCGCGCCGCTTTCACATGCGGGCGTGACATGCCTCGGCGGATTGAGCGGTCCGTTTTATATTCCGGCGCCGCCGGTCACGACTATTCCGCCGGACTATCCCACGGGTAGCTGGATCGGCGGCTATACGAGCTATGTCGGGAACACGAACGGTTTGTCGTGTACGGCCGCGGTGTCGTCGCCGCTGGCGCAGCAAACGGCGGTCAATATCCCGGGCGGCCAGTCCATGCAGATCGATGGCGTGAGCTATACGGTCTATCCGACCGGCGTCAGCGGGCTCGGCGTGGTGTTGTTCGCCACCGCGTATCTGGACAACACGGCGTATCCGGAAATCGCCTTGAGTGGCTACAACACGTATATCGTCGGGGCCAAGAAAAGCTTTGGTCTGACTTACACCAAAAGCCAGGGCGTCATGGTCCGGGCGCGCTATGTCAAAACCGGTCCGATCGCCGCCGGCGCGTGGACGCTCTCGTCCGCGCAGGTGCTGGACTCGATGCCGGTGACCGACTGGAGTTCGTATGACACGCTGTTCTACTTTGCCCAGACGCCCGTCAACGTGGTGGTGCCCGGATGCACGACCGGCAACGTTTCGATCCCGATGGGAAAGTACGTGACCACGAGTTTCACCGGCATCGGAAGCCGGTCGAGCACGGTGAGCTTCTCGGTGCCGCTGGTGTGCCAGTCGGGCATCAACGTGGTGAGTTATTCGATCAATCCGACCTCCGGCATGATCGGCAGTGCGTCCAACGGAGTGCTGCAATTGCTGGGTCCCGGCGCTGCGACCGGCATTGGCGTTCGCATGGCCAATGCTTCCGATATACCCGTCACGTTCAACGCATCGACGATCTTCCCGGGCTACACGGGCGCCGGGACCTTTAGCCTGCCATTCACCGCGTCCTATATCCAGACGGCGGCGACCGTGACGGCCGGACCCGCGAACGCATCGGCCGTGGTGACTTTCCAGTATCAGTGA